In the genome of Nocardia sp. NBC_00416, one region contains:
- a CDS encoding alpha/beta hydrolase, with translation MVAATAVLTGVMTGLGGSTATADPIIESKTLLADPTAPDGSRIVKAEYKDDRNLRLYVHSTAMDKDIVVDVQRPADASEPRPTLYLLNGAGGGEDSASWQAQTNTLGFLADKNVNVIQPIGGSWSYYTDWIKDDPALGRNKWKTFFTEELPPLVDGALGTNGVNAIAGLSTSGTTVLALPIAKPGLYKAAAAYSGCAQTSDPVGSEFVKLTVNVWGGGNTDNMYGPDGSPAWVENDPYVNAEKLRGVDLYVSTGNGLPGRWDTLNGPHTLPGSYGLANQILVGGVIEAGTNYCTHNLKNRLDSLGIPATFNFRDTGTHSWGYWEDEFLASWPVLAGGLGL, from the coding sequence ATGGTCGCGGCCACGGCAGTGCTCACCGGAGTGATGACGGGCCTCGGCGGTAGTACCGCCACGGCGGACCCGATCATCGAATCCAAGACTCTGCTGGCCGATCCCACCGCGCCCGACGGGTCGCGCATCGTGAAGGCCGAGTACAAGGACGATCGGAACCTGCGCCTCTACGTGCACTCCACGGCGATGGACAAGGACATCGTCGTCGATGTTCAGCGCCCGGCCGACGCCTCGGAGCCGCGGCCGACGCTCTATCTGCTCAACGGCGCAGGTGGCGGCGAGGACTCGGCGTCCTGGCAGGCCCAGACCAACACCCTCGGCTTCCTGGCCGACAAGAACGTCAACGTCATCCAGCCCATCGGCGGTAGCTGGAGCTACTACACCGACTGGATCAAGGACGATCCGGCGCTCGGCCGCAACAAGTGGAAGACGTTCTTCACCGAAGAGCTCCCGCCGCTGGTCGACGGCGCGCTGGGCACCAACGGCGTCAACGCGATCGCCGGCCTGTCCACTTCGGGCACCACCGTGCTGGCCCTGCCGATCGCCAAGCCCGGGCTCTACAAGGCGGCTGCCGCCTACAGCGGTTGCGCCCAGACCAGTGACCCGGTCGGCTCGGAATTCGTGAAGCTCACCGTCAACGTGTGGGGCGGTGGCAACACCGACAACATGTACGGTCCGGACGGTTCGCCGGCCTGGGTCGAGAACGATCCCTACGTGAACGCCGAGAAACTCCGCGGCGTCGATCTCTACGTTTCCACCGGTAACGGCCTGCCCGGCCGCTGGGACACGCTGAACGGCCCGCACACCCTGCCCGGCTCCTACGGGCTCGCCAACCAGATCCTGGTCGGCGGCGTCATCGAAGCGGGCACCAACTACTGCACGCACAACCTGAAGAACCGGCTGGACTCCCTGGGCATCCCGGCCACCTTCAACTTCCGCGACACCGGCACCCACTCGTGGGGCTACTGGGAAGACGAGTTCCTGGCTTCCTGGCCGGTCCTCGCGGGTGGTCTCGGACTGTAA
- a CDS encoding enoyl-CoA hydratase-related protein, whose protein sequence is MVNTDSPTSPTERPTGFSAVRDGRVLRVTLTKPKRKNALDYDSMVALGETFLAAAQDKSVRVVVLTGEGGDFCTGADLAASAEEGARGITADMVMDAANRLVRAIVDLPVPVIVRLRGATAGVGVGIALAADLVYAEADSYLLLAFINIGLMPDGGAAALVAAAAGRPLAARMALLGERLPAPAAHAEGLFTDVLAGTEELDAAVEAAAEKISHGPRRALELTKKALNRATLTALDTALADEKAGQAELLQSPDFFEGAGAMLGKRKAVFAE, encoded by the coding sequence ATGGTCAACACAGATTCCCCGACTTCCCCCACCGAACGGCCGACGGGTTTCTCCGCCGTGCGAGACGGCCGTGTGCTGCGGGTGACGCTCACCAAGCCCAAACGCAAGAATGCCCTCGACTACGACTCCATGGTGGCACTGGGCGAGACCTTCCTCGCCGCCGCACAGGACAAATCCGTGCGGGTGGTCGTACTCACCGGTGAAGGCGGAGATTTCTGCACCGGCGCCGACCTCGCCGCCAGCGCCGAAGAGGGCGCCCGCGGCATCACCGCGGATATGGTGATGGACGCCGCCAACCGGCTCGTCCGCGCCATCGTCGACCTACCGGTACCGGTGATCGTGCGCCTCCGCGGCGCGACCGCCGGCGTCGGCGTCGGCATCGCGCTGGCCGCCGACCTCGTGTACGCCGAAGCCGACTCCTACCTGCTGCTGGCGTTCATCAATATCGGCCTGATGCCCGACGGCGGCGCCGCGGCCCTGGTCGCCGCGGCCGCGGGCCGCCCGCTGGCGGCACGGATGGCACTGCTCGGCGAACGTCTCCCCGCCCCCGCCGCTCACGCCGAGGGCCTGTTCACCGACGTACTCGCGGGCACCGAGGAACTGGACGCGGCCGTCGAGGCCGCGGCCGAGAAGATCTCGCACGGCCCCCGCCGCGCCCTCGAACTGACCAAGAAGGCGCTCAACCGCGCCACTCTGACCGCCCTCGATACGGCACTGGCCGACGAGAAGGCCGGGCAGGCCGAACTGCTGCAGTCCCCCGACTTCTTCGAAGGCGCGGGCGCGATGCTGGGCAAGCGCAAGGCGGTCTTCGCGGAGTAG
- a CDS encoding TetR/AcrR family transcriptional regulator, with protein MVADSSRVDPVRVRPADRGNGQGGRRRPKDRKVQIMRAAARAFSERGYYPVGVDEIAAEVGISGPALYRHFANKYALLVAAAEEGARQLLEAARAADDPGAAPGERLDGLIKAVAEHTIDIRREAGLYRWEGRYLEQPDRARIRTLYNEINSAFAAPIEQLRPDAPPEDIALLAAAVLSVIGSISAHRTALSSTKLHPLLRDMAWSIVRAELPPAPGAGEADNAPRGLPVTSKREQLLTEAIRIFGRRGYHEASIEEIGAAVGINASSVYRYFSSKSDLLAAAFHRTGDRLAFAITEALAEASGRPDAVDKIADRYVRLSFTMPEIMPVYYAEFPNLPPAEQHKLRAIQRQNVHEWANLLDGDPTEARFRVHSAIGQVIDVGRLIRFDSRPQHLARVHALMMAVLLGPSPDGGRRIHA; from the coding sequence ATGGTCGCGGATAGCAGCCGGGTGGACCCGGTGCGCGTGCGTCCGGCCGACCGTGGCAACGGCCAGGGCGGGCGGCGTCGGCCCAAGGACCGCAAGGTCCAGATCATGAGGGCCGCGGCCCGGGCTTTCAGCGAACGCGGCTACTACCCGGTCGGCGTGGACGAGATCGCGGCCGAGGTCGGGATCTCCGGTCCTGCCCTGTACCGCCATTTCGCCAACAAGTACGCCCTGCTGGTCGCCGCGGCGGAGGAAGGCGCGCGGCAACTGCTCGAAGCCGCGCGGGCCGCGGACGACCCAGGGGCGGCCCCCGGCGAACGCCTCGACGGCTTGATCAAGGCTGTCGCCGAGCACACCATCGATATCCGGCGTGAGGCCGGCCTGTACCGGTGGGAGGGCCGCTACCTGGAGCAGCCCGACCGCGCCCGGATCCGCACCCTGTACAACGAGATCAACAGCGCCTTCGCCGCGCCGATCGAACAACTCCGTCCGGACGCCCCGCCCGAGGACATCGCCCTGCTGGCCGCCGCCGTGCTCAGCGTGATCGGCAGCATCTCGGCGCACCGCACCGCCCTGTCGAGCACCAAACTCCATCCGTTGCTACGCGATATGGCGTGGTCGATCGTGCGCGCCGAACTGCCGCCCGCCCCCGGCGCGGGCGAGGCGGACAATGCGCCGCGCGGTCTTCCGGTGACCTCGAAGCGGGAACAGCTGCTCACCGAGGCGATCCGGATCTTCGGCCGCCGGGGCTATCACGAGGCCAGTATCGAAGAGATCGGCGCGGCCGTCGGGATCAACGCCTCCAGTGTCTACCGGTACTTCAGCAGCAAATCCGATCTGCTGGCCGCGGCCTTCCATCGCACCGGTGACCGCTTGGCGTTCGCCATCACCGAGGCGCTCGCCGAGGCCAGTGGCCGCCCCGACGCGGTGGACAAGATCGCCGATCGCTATGTCCGGCTCAGTTTCACCATGCCCGAGATCATGCCGGTGTACTACGCGGAGTTCCCGAATCTGCCACCGGCCGAACAGCACAAACTGCGCGCGATCCAACGGCAGAACGTGCACGAGTGGGCGAATCTGCTCGACGGCGATCCGACCGAAGCTCGCTTCCGGGTGCATTCGGCGATCGGTCAGGTCATCGATGTGGGCCGGTTGATCCGTTTCGATTCCCGGCCGCAGCACCTGGCCCGGGTGCATGCGCTGATGATGGCGGTCCTGCTCGGACCGTCGCCCGACGGCGGTCGTCGAATCCATGCCTGA
- a CDS encoding serine hydrolase domain-containing protein, which translates to MNEMDKELAEFVSAAAVELGVPGVAVGIWADGREHIVCHGVTSVRNPLPVDRDTGFVIGSVSKTFTATALMRLVDQGLVELDAPVRRYVPEFAGPAVAAHEVTVSQLLNHTAGLEWKLSADTGEGEDALARHAELLAAAPLVAEPGTRPSYSQAGFNLAGRIIENVTGRTFEQAVRTLLFEPLGLADSDYALNDVMTRRFAVGHNADDTGALAVATQWKDNRSNNPGGGVVSSVGDLLRWARFHLGDGRTAEGERMLSAELLRRMRVETVELRGSTLGDAFGICWFLREVDGVAIIGHGGSGNGQFADLLIVPERNFAVIVMSNAGPDAGLEFDRGVVRWALARYLGVVEHDPEPLPYDAARAAEILGDYENEMMRLTLETDGSGVTIGCAIKPEVRAAAETELPPDLPPAALGLLPGDADEYIVTAGGLVGQRGYFTRDESGGVVGIDLAGRLFNRAR; encoded by the coding sequence ATGAACGAGATGGACAAGGAACTGGCGGAATTCGTTTCGGCCGCGGCGGTAGAACTGGGTGTGCCGGGTGTGGCGGTGGGGATCTGGGCCGATGGGCGGGAGCACATCGTATGCCACGGGGTGACGAGTGTGCGGAATCCGCTCCCGGTCGATCGGGACACCGGGTTCGTCATCGGGTCGGTGAGCAAGACGTTCACCGCGACCGCGCTCATGCGGCTCGTCGATCAAGGGCTCGTGGAGCTGGACGCGCCGGTGCGACGCTATGTTCCGGAATTCGCCGGGCCCGCCGTCGCGGCGCACGAGGTCACGGTGTCGCAGCTGCTCAACCACACCGCCGGTTTGGAATGGAAGTTGAGCGCCGATACCGGAGAAGGGGAGGACGCGCTCGCCCGGCACGCGGAGCTGCTCGCGGCGGCCCCGTTGGTCGCGGAACCGGGTACCCGCCCGTCCTACAGCCAGGCCGGTTTCAACCTGGCGGGCCGGATCATCGAGAACGTCACCGGCCGGACCTTCGAACAAGCCGTCCGCACCCTACTGTTCGAGCCCCTCGGTCTGGCGGACAGTGACTACGCGCTCAACGACGTGATGACCCGCCGGTTCGCGGTGGGACACAACGCGGACGACACGGGTGCGCTCGCGGTCGCCACGCAGTGGAAGGACAACCGCTCCAACAATCCCGGTGGCGGTGTGGTGTCCTCGGTCGGCGACCTGCTCCGGTGGGCGCGTTTCCACCTCGGCGACGGACGCACCGCCGAGGGCGAACGGATGCTGTCCGCCGAACTCCTGCGCCGTATGCGGGTCGAGACGGTGGAACTGCGTGGCAGCACACTGGGCGATGCGTTCGGCATCTGCTGGTTCCTGCGGGAGGTGGACGGTGTCGCGATCATCGGGCACGGCGGGTCGGGCAACGGCCAGTTCGCCGATCTGCTGATCGTGCCCGAACGGAATTTCGCCGTGATCGTGATGTCCAACGCGGGCCCGGACGCGGGCCTCGAATTCGATCGCGGTGTGGTGCGGTGGGCGTTGGCGCGTTATCTCGGTGTGGTGGAACACGATCCGGAGCCGTTGCCCTACGACGCGGCGCGCGCGGCGGAGATCCTCGGGGATTACGAGAACGAGATGATGCGACTCACCCTCGAAACCGACGGTTCCGGTGTGACGATCGGATGCGCCATCAAACCGGAGGTCCGGGCCGCGGCGGAGACCGAGCTGCCGCCCGACCTGCCGCCCGCGGCCCTCGGCCTGCTGCCCGGCGACGCCGACGAATACATCGTGACCGCCGGTGGCCTGGTGGGACAGCGCGGGTACTTTACCCGGGACGAGTCCGGCGGTGTGGTGGGAATCGACCTCGCCGGCCGGTTGTTCAACCGGGCCCGGTGA
- a CDS encoding MerR family transcriptional regulator codes for MITIGQLARYAGVTTKAVRVYHERGLLPEPSRDSSGYRRYSAEDAVELVKIKTLARAGVPLARIKELLAADPDDFAAAVAEIDSALVERAAEIRRTRERIAELDGGDRLFVSGEVAEYLQRLRRLGASARAARMERDIWILLQSVAPEQAAGWVADKLDALDDPEFAALYLDYDAAFDWPAADPRLPELADRTARWLAGRAGGAGRTTPALDPELLRLVTDSVGVTSPAWDRLTGLARNSVG; via the coding sequence GTGATCACCATCGGTCAGCTCGCGCGGTACGCGGGCGTCACGACCAAGGCCGTGCGCGTCTATCACGAGCGCGGGCTACTTCCCGAGCCGTCGCGCGACTCCTCCGGGTATCGGCGCTACAGTGCCGAAGACGCGGTCGAACTGGTCAAGATCAAGACGCTGGCCCGGGCGGGGGTGCCGCTGGCGCGTATCAAGGAGTTGCTGGCCGCCGATCCGGACGACTTCGCGGCGGCGGTCGCCGAGATCGATTCCGCGCTCGTCGAACGCGCCGCGGAGATCCGGCGAACCCGCGAGCGGATAGCCGAGCTGGATGGCGGCGACCGGCTCTTCGTATCCGGCGAGGTCGCCGAGTACCTGCAGCGTCTGCGGCGGCTCGGCGCGAGCGCGCGGGCCGCCCGGATGGAGCGCGATATCTGGATACTGCTGCAATCGGTCGCCCCGGAGCAGGCGGCGGGCTGGGTCGCCGACAAATTGGATGCCCTGGACGATCCGGAGTTCGCCGCCCTGTACCTCGACTACGACGCCGCGTTCGACTGGCCGGCCGCCGACCCGCGACTGCCGGAACTCGCGGACCGCACCGCACGGTGGCTGGCGGGCAGAGCCGGTGGAGCGGGCCGGACGACCCCGGCGCTGGACCCGGAACTGCTCCGCCTGGTGACCGACTCTGTCGGCGTCACCTCACCCGCGTGGGATCGGCTGACGGGTCTCGCGCGCAACTCTGTCGGCTGA
- a CDS encoding aldehyde dehydrogenase family protein, with protein MADTAQPEVAARSGGSGRPSVLTSHDPRTGEVVGSYAVAGPSELERAVHAARTVENWWSTAGFGTRKRLLLEWKRIITRRAAQLVDILRDETGKPEADAAIEVMLAVENLEWAARNASRALSRRTLASNWLTRNQRASVGYLPLGVIGVIGPWQNPVFTPMGSIAYAMAAGNSVIFKPHEVTSGTGLWLADTWREIAPDRPVLAAVTGDDSTAAALCRAGVDKIAYAGPEADGREVISLCAQTLTPVVVENSGKGAMIVHVDAKLDDAADAAVFGAMANAGQNATGVQRAYVAASVYDQFLNLVVSRAKALRPGADRRSSYGPMILESQTEVVRKQVRDALARGGRAVVGGLDSIREPYVEPIVLVDVPEESIAITEEGIGPVLIVNKVRDLDDAVTRINDAGRGIAVSVFTRDIAEVEIYAERLRAGVVTVNTATTYASIPALPFGGLGEYGQGHSHGVHGLREFSRTLSIARNRYGEPLGLSSFNRNVRRLRLARTVFRFRHG; from the coding sequence ATGGCCGATACCGCGCAGCCCGAGGTGGCGGCGCGTTCGGGAGGATCCGGCCGACCGAGCGTGCTCACATCCCACGACCCCCGTACCGGCGAGGTCGTGGGCAGTTATGCCGTTGCCGGCCCCAGCGAACTCGAACGCGCGGTGCATGCCGCGCGAACCGTCGAGAACTGGTGGTCGACAGCTGGTTTCGGAACCCGCAAGCGACTGCTGCTGGAGTGGAAACGGATCATCACGCGCCGAGCCGCTCAACTGGTGGACATCCTGCGCGACGAAACGGGTAAGCCCGAGGCCGACGCCGCGATCGAGGTGATGCTCGCCGTCGAGAACCTGGAGTGGGCGGCCCGCAACGCCAGCCGGGCGCTGAGCAGGCGCACGCTGGCCTCGAACTGGCTGACCCGCAACCAGCGGGCCTCGGTGGGGTATCTCCCACTGGGGGTGATCGGCGTTATCGGCCCCTGGCAGAACCCGGTTTTCACGCCCATGGGTTCGATCGCCTACGCCATGGCCGCGGGAAACTCGGTGATCTTCAAACCGCACGAGGTGACCAGCGGCACCGGACTGTGGCTGGCCGATACGTGGCGTGAGATCGCCCCCGACCGGCCCGTCCTCGCGGCCGTCACCGGCGACGATTCCACCGCCGCCGCGCTGTGCCGGGCCGGCGTCGACAAGATCGCGTACGCGGGGCCGGAGGCCGACGGCCGCGAGGTGATCTCACTGTGCGCCCAGACCTTGACGCCGGTGGTGGTCGAGAACTCCGGCAAGGGCGCGATGATCGTGCACGTCGACGCGAAGCTCGACGACGCCGCCGACGCCGCGGTTTTCGGGGCGATGGCCAACGCGGGCCAGAACGCGACCGGCGTCCAGCGCGCCTACGTCGCCGCCTCGGTCTACGACCAGTTCCTGAATCTGGTGGTCAGCCGGGCGAAAGCGTTGCGCCCGGGAGCGGACCGGCGCTCGTCCTACGGGCCGATGATCCTGGAATCGCAGACCGAGGTGGTGCGCAAACAGGTCCGCGACGCGCTGGCACGGGGCGGACGCGCGGTGGTCGGCGGACTGGATTCGATTCGTGAACCCTACGTCGAGCCCATCGTGCTGGTCGATGTGCCGGAGGAGAGCATCGCGATCACCGAGGAGGGCATCGGTCCGGTCCTCATCGTGAACAAGGTGCGCGATCTGGACGACGCGGTCACCCGCATCAACGACGCCGGACGAGGTATCGCGGTATCGGTGTTCACCCGCGATATCGCCGAGGTCGAAATCTACGCCGAACGGCTGCGGGCCGGGGTGGTCACGGTCAATACGGCCACCACCTACGCCAGCATCCCGGCGCTGCCGTTCGGCGGGCTCGGCGAATACGGTCAGGGGCACAGCCACGGCGTGCACGGTCTGCGCGAATTCAGCCGGACCCTGTCCATCGCCCGCAACCGGTACGGCGAACCGCTGGGCCTGTCCAGTTTCAACCGGAATGTGCGGCGACTGCGGTTGGCGCGCACGGTTTTCCGATTCCGGCACGGGTAA
- a CDS encoding ATP-binding cassette domain-containing protein has product MPSSNEAGTAAGENAPPTRSVDSRPPGVDPSKSGTGGAEAAAGQIHTNGIAPAATASADAVRVEDITKSFGDVHALRGISFSAARGSVLGILGPNGAGKTTSVKILSTLLRPDSGTAVVAGRDIRQDPAGVRRSIMMTGQYAALDENLSGRENLELFGRLMGLSKSAARKRADALLAEFDLVASGRRPVRQYSGGMRRRVDIACGLVVRPEVVFLDEPTTGLDPRSRQGVWDLVSALKEQGITVLLTTQYLEEADVLSDNIIVIDKGTVIAEGTADELKEKTGGSYCEVVPLDPTKLSLAAAALGDLVPPTVSADSAGAERLSIPAPDGAATLAEALRRLDAAGIALADIGLRRPSLDDVFLSITGHSGQADEPGDPA; this is encoded by the coding sequence ATGCCGAGTTCGAACGAAGCCGGGACAGCCGCCGGCGAGAATGCCCCGCCGACTCGGTCGGTGGATTCCCGCCCGCCCGGTGTCGATCCATCGAAGTCCGGGACCGGCGGTGCCGAGGCGGCCGCCGGACAGATCCACACCAACGGCATCGCGCCCGCCGCGACCGCGTCCGCGGATGCCGTCCGGGTCGAGGACATCACCAAATCCTTCGGCGATGTGCACGCGTTGCGCGGTATCAGCTTCTCGGCCGCGCGCGGCAGCGTGCTCGGGATCCTGGGCCCCAACGGCGCGGGCAAGACCACCAGCGTCAAGATTCTGTCCACCCTGCTGCGTCCCGACTCCGGGACCGCGGTCGTGGCCGGTCGCGATATCCGGCAGGACCCGGCGGGGGTGCGCCGGTCGATCATGATGACCGGTCAGTACGCCGCCCTCGACGAGAATCTGTCGGGACGGGAGAACCTCGAACTGTTCGGCCGGCTGATGGGTCTGAGCAAGTCCGCGGCGCGTAAGCGCGCCGACGCGTTGCTCGCCGAATTCGACCTGGTCGCCTCCGGTCGCCGCCCGGTGCGCCAGTATTCCGGCGGTATGCGGCGGCGGGTGGATATCGCCTGCGGCCTGGTGGTCCGGCCGGAGGTGGTGTTCCTCGACGAACCGACCACCGGTCTCGACCCGCGCAGCCGCCAGGGCGTGTGGGATCTGGTGAGCGCGCTGAAGGAACAGGGGATCACCGTCCTGCTGACCACCCAGTACCTCGAAGAAGCCGATGTGCTGTCGGACAACATCATCGTGATCGACAAGGGCACCGTGATCGCGGAGGGCACCGCCGACGAACTCAAGGAGAAGACCGGCGGCAGCTACTGCGAGGTCGTACCGCTGGACCCGACCAAGTTGAGTCTCGCCGCCGCCGCCCTCGGCGATCTGGTTCCGCCCACGGTATCGGCCGACTCGGCCGGTGCCGAACGGCTGTCCATCCCCGCCCCGGACGGCGCCGCGACACTGGCCGAGGCGCTGCGTCGCCTGGACGCCGCCGGTATCGCGCTGGCCGATATCGGGCTGCGCCGGCCCTCGCTCGACGATGTGTTCCTGTCCATCACCGGCCACTCGGGCCAGGCCGACGAGCCGGGTGACCCGGCGTGA
- a CDS encoding ABC transporter permease, with amino-acid sequence MSAPAVSRADLFAELPPTRVSSFAQWRALTGRIVWTMATKGELIAAILTPLVFTVGFYLPLRYVMQFQGIDYAQFVMPIVVLQTMAFTMMSNAQLAAFEALTGFSTRLQTMPIGLLVPLASRIAAGLVRSVVSLTAALIYGHLIGFEFTAGWGQTVGFCAFAIAVGTFLAIGADGLGSLTKSPESLSQALTLPTLIFGMMSCGFVPETGFPEWVRPFVRNQPITQWAYTLRDMAGDGVTWEVLRVGLLWLFAAAAVFTPFAIWASVRRA; translated from the coding sequence GTGAGCGCTCCCGCCGTGTCCCGTGCCGACCTGTTCGCCGAACTCCCGCCGACGCGGGTGTCCTCGTTCGCGCAGTGGCGGGCGCTGACCGGCCGCATCGTCTGGACCATGGCCACCAAGGGCGAACTGATCGCCGCGATTCTGACGCCGCTGGTCTTCACCGTCGGTTTCTATCTGCCGCTGCGCTATGTCATGCAGTTCCAGGGCATCGATTACGCGCAGTTCGTCATGCCGATCGTGGTGTTGCAGACCATGGCGTTCACCATGATGTCGAATGCGCAGCTGGCCGCCTTCGAGGCGCTCACCGGATTCAGTACCCGGCTGCAGACCATGCCGATCGGGCTACTCGTGCCGCTGGCCTCGCGGATCGCCGCCGGATTGGTCCGCTCGGTCGTCTCCCTCACCGCGGCCCTGATCTACGGCCACCTCATCGGTTTCGAATTCACCGCCGGGTGGGGACAGACGGTCGGGTTCTGTGCCTTCGCGATCGCCGTCGGAACCTTCCTGGCGATCGGAGCCGACGGGCTGGGCAGCCTGACCAAGAGCCCGGAATCACTGAGTCAGGCCCTCACCCTGCCGACCTTGATCTTCGGCATGATGTCGTGCGGTTTCGTTCCCGAGACCGGATTCCCGGAATGGGTCCGGCCGTTCGTGCGCAACCAACCCATCACCCAGTGGGCTTACACGCTGCGGGATATGGCCGGTGACGGCGTGACCTGGGAGGTGCTGCGGGTGGGATTGCTGTGGCTGTTCGCGGCGGCCGCGGTGTTCACGCCGTTCGCGATCTGGGCGAGTGTGAGGCGAGCATGA
- a CDS encoding ABC transporter permease, giving the protein MSVIDTSAATEAGGRVAHGTAIEFPKVDPRPEKSPVTWAVHSSIQCKRLLTAWLRDPATTIQTIVYPALTLVMFWIVLDDSISSFTGRPAIYGTVPMITLVAAMTGAVVSALGFKAEKVTGLLGRFWTMPIHRAAGLTGRLLAEAIRVLITTLIVLAVGYCLGFRFEQGLLAALGLIGIPILFGIGFAVFITAIATFTEGALLVQAVGIVTNLLLFFNSGFVPVFAYPTWLRSTVENQPMSCAIEAMKGLSFGGPVAEPLVDTLLWVGGVLLVFGYPAVRGYRKAAETGG; this is encoded by the coding sequence ATGAGTGTCATCGATACGTCCGCGGCCACCGAAGCGGGCGGCCGGGTAGCGCACGGCACCGCGATCGAGTTCCCGAAGGTCGACCCGCGGCCCGAGAAATCGCCGGTGACCTGGGCGGTGCACAGTTCGATCCAGTGCAAGCGGCTGTTGACGGCCTGGCTGCGCGATCCGGCGACGACCATCCAGACGATCGTGTACCCGGCGCTGACCCTGGTCATGTTCTGGATCGTGCTCGACGATTCCATCTCCAGTTTCACCGGCCGGCCCGCCATCTACGGCACCGTCCCGATGATCACCCTCGTCGCGGCGATGACCGGCGCGGTGGTGAGTGCGCTGGGGTTCAAAGCCGAGAAGGTCACCGGGCTGCTCGGCCGGTTCTGGACCATGCCGATCCATCGGGCGGCGGGCCTGACCGGCCGGCTGCTCGCCGAGGCGATCCGGGTGCTGATCACCACGCTGATCGTGCTCGCGGTGGGCTACTGTCTCGGTTTCCGATTCGAACAGGGGTTGTTGGCCGCGCTCGGGCTCATCGGTATCCCGATCCTGTTCGGCATCGGTTTCGCGGTGTTCATCACCGCGATCGCCACCTTCACCGAAGGCGCGCTGCTCGTCCAGGCCGTCGGGATCGTCACCAACCTGCTGCTCTTCTTCAACTCCGGTTTCGTACCGGTCTTCGCCTACCCGACCTGGTTGCGGTCCACGGTGGAGAACCAGCCGATGAGCTGCGCCATCGAGGCGATGAAGGGTCTGTCCTTCGGCGGCCCGGTCGCCGAACCGCTCGTCGACACCCTGCTGTGGGTCGGCGGCGTACTCCTGGTGTTCGGCTATCCCGCGGTCCGCGGCTACCGGAAGGCCGCCGAAACCGGCGGCTGA